One window of Saprospiraceae bacterium genomic DNA carries:
- a CDS encoding helix-turn-helix transcriptional regulator gives MTSPPNYLKVYRKRSGLVQEDIAFLLDLPDYSNISRYEKGQRTPTIELLLIYHHLFDVPIESLFEQESQIIKLKLIQKLIQLVPELKKDQITLKNTQRIRFLEETIKKLIR, from the coding sequence ATGACTTCTCCACCAAACTATTTAAAAGTATATCGCAAACGGTCCGGATTAGTCCAGGAAGATATTGCCTTTCTATTGGATTTACCGGATTACTCCAACATTTCCAGATATGAAAAAGGTCAGAGAACTCCAACCATTGAACTATTACTTATATATCATCACTTATTTGATGTCCCGATTGAATCCTTGTTCGAGCAGGAATCTCAGATTATTAAATTAAAACTTATCCAGAAATTAATTCAATTAGTACCAGAATTAAAAAAAGATCAAATAACATTAAAGAACACCCAAAGAATTAGATTTCTTGAAGAAACCATTAAAAAATTAATTAGATAA
- a CDS encoding alpha/beta hydrolase, with product MENVFLIHGWNYTNYSKYGCKDAWSNRNDFIIELSKYFNVIKLNLPGFCGEPEPPKDWNLEDYADFFEQFILKSRIKPDYVLGYSFGGAVAIKWKLNYHNNSKIILVSPAITRAYKERKETKYLTIGKKLVPLFISKYLRHIYLKFIIKNSFYLQGTKFLRNSYLNIVKIDLADELIKIPNDKILLIFGEKDSATPPQVFKSRIGKGKVLDNLHIIEGGGHDIATTNYEQIVEIIKCFAT from the coding sequence ATGGAAAACGTTTTTCTAATTCATGGCTGGAATTATACTAATTATTCAAAATATGGCTGTAAAGATGCTTGGTCAAACAGAAATGATTTTATTATAGAGTTATCAAAATATTTCAATGTAATTAAATTGAATTTACCTGGATTTTGCGGTGAACCGGAGCCACCAAAAGATTGGAATCTTGAAGATTACGCCGATTTCTTTGAGCAATTTATTTTAAAGTCTAGGATAAAACCAGATTATGTTCTTGGATACTCTTTTGGCGGAGCTGTTGCAATTAAATGGAAATTAAATTATCACAATAACTCAAAAATTATTTTAGTTTCACCAGCCATAACAAGAGCTTATAAAGAGCGAAAAGAAACAAAATATTTAACAATTGGGAAAAAGTTAGTTCCACTCTTTATATCAAAATACTTAAGGCACATTTATCTTAAATTTATAATAAAGAATTCTTTTTATTTACAAGGAACTAAATTCTTGAGAAATTCATATCTTAATATTGTTAAGATTGATTTGGCAGATGAATTAATAAAGATTCCAAATGATAAAATACTTTTAATCTTTGGTGAAAAAGATTCCGCAACACCACCACAGGTATTTAAATCAAGAATTGGCAAAGGCAAAGTTTTGGATAATCTACACATTATTGAAGGGGGAGGACATGATATTGCGACTACTAACTATGAACAGATAGTTGAAATTATTAAATGTTTCGCTACATGA
- a CDS encoding recombinase family protein, giving the protein MKKVEEEKPYKNHYLSYNRKSTDDVDNQKNSLAYQVSEAIPFAKTNHLPIAFVDIDNFCKGGIIRESHTGFKEDEDFEIDEGGKVTYKIERPKFLRLVKFLKEGYFKGVIFLCWDRASRNKNDDSVLRKLMKQGVDIRFVQAQYDSDSSAGELHMDVDSMFAQHYSRVISEKVSNQNKKLRQEGICTYRAPVGYLNVGKAEHKPIDPIKAPIIKAILKNILRVLGVFMI; this is encoded by the coding sequence ATGAAAAAAGTAGAGGAGGAAAAACCATATAAAAATCACTATTTGAGCTACAATCGCAAAAGTACGGATGATGTGGATAATCAAAAAAACTCTTTAGCCTACCAGGTAAGTGAAGCAATTCCATTTGCCAAGACAAATCATCTCCCTATAGCTTTTGTTGATATTGATAACTTTTGCAAGGGCGGTATCATAAGAGAAAGCCATACTGGATTTAAAGAAGATGAAGATTTCGAAATTGATGAAGGTGGAAAAGTCACATATAAAATTGAGAGACCAAAATTCTTAAGATTAGTAAAATTTCTAAAGGAAGGATATTTTAAGGGAGTTATTTTCCTATGTTGGGATAGGGCAAGTCGGAATAAAAACGATGATAGTGTTTTGCGGAAATTAATGAAGCAAGGAGTTGATATTCGATTTGTGCAAGCTCAATATGATTCTGATAGCAGTGCCGGAGAGCTACACATGGATGTGGATTCAATGTTTGCTCAGCATTATTCCCGAGTAATAAGTGAGAAAGTTTCAAATCAGAATAAAAAGCTCCGTCAGGAAGGAATTTGCACTTACCGAGCTCCGGTTGGATATTTAAATGTAGGGAAAGCGGAACACAAACCAATTGATCCCATCAAGGCTCCAATAATTAAAGCAATTTTGAAAAATATTCTGAGGGTACTTGGAGTCTTCATGATTTAA
- a CDS encoding type IV secretion system DNA-binding domain-containing protein, with protein MIGKTGTGKSTCLETMIMQDIHAGRGCCLLDPHGDLVEKVVKAIPEGRKNDLIYFNITDPKLNLRYNPFKRVSLEKRSLVASGILDVFSKLWDSAWGVKLEHILRHAILTLLDQPEANVGDIVEILLNKSFRRNALRYVKSESVKKFWEREFPEYMKYDLLPVMNKIGGMLVHPAIRRVLIENKEEVSLRKAMDEKKIVLVNLSKGHVGADVAHILGALFITSIASASFSRVDTEEEKRIPFMVYMDEFHNFTTLSLVNMFSELRKFKVGMTLAHQYMNQLDVDIKSAVLGNAGTVISFRIGTEDAMHMAKEMYPEFDVEDFINLPNYRIYLKLMIDGKPSRPFSGNTISYN; from the coding sequence ATGATTGGTAAAACGGGAACTGGAAAATCGACTTGTTTAGAAACAATGATTATGCAAGATATTCATGCAGGACGAGGATGCTGTTTACTTGACCCTCATGGAGATCTAGTGGAAAAGGTTGTGAAGGCTATTCCTGAAGGTCGTAAAAATGATTTAATTTATTTCAATATTACCGACCCAAAACTAAATCTCAGATATAATCCATTTAAACGAGTTAGCTTGGAAAAAAGGTCTTTGGTTGCTTCCGGTATCTTAGATGTGTTCTCAAAGCTTTGGGATAGTGCTTGGGGAGTCAAATTGGAGCATATATTAAGGCACGCCATTCTAACCTTGCTTGATCAGCCAGAAGCTAATGTTGGTGATATTGTTGAAATATTACTGAATAAAAGCTTTAGAAGAAATGCTCTTCGATATGTCAAAAGTGAAAGTGTAAAGAAATTCTGGGAAAGAGAATTTCCGGAATATATGAAATATGATTTACTACCGGTAATGAACAAGATTGGTGGTATGCTGGTGCATCCGGCAATTAGACGAGTTTTAATTGAGAATAAGGAAGAAGTTTCATTACGAAAAGCAATGGATGAAAAGAAAATTGTACTAGTCAATCTTTCAAAAGGCCATGTCGGTGCAGATGTTGCCCATATCCTAGGTGCACTTTTCATAACTTCCATTGCATCGGCTTCTTTTAGTCGAGTGGATACCGAAGAAGAAAAACGAATTCCATTTATGGTTTACATGGATGAATTTCACAATTTCACCACATTATCTTTGGTCAATATGTTTTCTGAATTGCGCAAATTCAAAGTAGGGATGACTTTGGCACACCAATACATGAATCAATTGGATGTTGATATCAAAAGTGCTGTACTCGGCAATGCTGGAACAGTAATATCATTCCGAATAGGCACAGAAGACGCCATGCATATGGCGAAGGAAATGTATCCGGAATTTGATGTAGAAGATTTTATTAATCTCCCAAACTACAGGATTTATTTAAAGCTAATGATAGATGGGAAGCCGAGTAGACCGTTTAGTGGGAACACGATTTCTTATAATTAG
- a CDS encoding phytanoyl-CoA dioxygenase family protein gives MENSKRLNVQKKNFDKNGFLIIRNALSRTEIELYNLCIDKLYLDKKELILKRPFSVGLDWKNIVSEDHNFINLIDHPSTFSIVLKLLGYHIQLAMSHAIIRPPGDHFKGFIHTDGGQAMRKIEYSSKGLNFQIKVQYFLTDVKEKDSGNFIYFPGSHKNYFDESKENEYLMSNALKQLKVNAGDVVIFSHLLWHGATINRSLTERKSLVFVTINYL, from the coding sequence ATGGAAAATTCGAAAAGGTTAAATGTTCAAAAAAAGAACTTCGATAAAAATGGATTTCTGATTATTAGAAATGCTTTGAGTAGAACTGAAATTGAGCTTTATAATTTATGCATAGATAAACTTTACTTAGATAAAAAAGAGCTAATCTTAAAAAGACCATTCTCGGTTGGACTAGATTGGAAAAATATTGTATCAGAAGATCATAACTTTATTAACTTAATAGATCATCCTTCAACCTTTAGTATAGTTTTAAAGCTGTTAGGTTATCATATTCAATTAGCCATGTCTCATGCAATAATAAGACCCCCTGGAGATCATTTCAAAGGATTTATTCATACGGACGGTGGCCAGGCAATGAGAAAGATAGAATATTCAAGTAAAGGTTTAAATTTTCAAATAAAAGTTCAATACTTTCTAACTGATGTTAAAGAAAAAGACTCTGGCAACTTTATATATTTTCCTGGAAGCCATAAAAATTATTTTGACGAAAGTAAGGAAAATGAGTATTTAATGTCCAATGCCCTTAAACAACTAAAAGTTAATGCCGGAGATGTCGTAATATTTTCGCATCTTTTATGGCATGGCGCAACGATAAATAGATCATTGACTGAGCGTAAAAGTTTAGTTTTTGTTACAATCAACTATTTATGA
- a CDS encoding tyrosine--tRNA ligase, producing MNIFQEFQWRDVVKDYTNDAEKQLAENRVTVYIGFDPTAASLHVGSLLPIMCLARLQKFGHTPIAVVGGGTGMIGDPSGKTTERQLLTPETIEENLNGIKKQLSRFLDFETNDNPASIINNADWLVSVSMMEFLRDIGKYFTTNYMRSKDSVKKREEEGISYTEFSYMLLQAYDFLVLYEKNNCTVQMGGSDQWGNIVAGIDLIGKQKGKQAFGLTFPLVTSSTGVKFGKTESGTIWLDANLTSPYKFYQFWLNIADEDVIRYLKYFTWLDKASIDGLGNETKINPGQRKAQQVLAEEITKIVHGIDLLNKAKSASQILFGGDMKGLTANEIKDIFDDVPSSNFPIKDIEEGNINIIDFLVTNQIIIGKADARRLIDSGGIYLNNEKVSQTDLIITKTLFIEEKFIVVRKGKKNYFLINLI from the coding sequence ATGAACATATTTCAAGAATTTCAATGGAGAGATGTAGTAAAGGACTACACTAATGATGCAGAAAAGCAATTGGCTGAAAACAGGGTAACAGTATATATCGGTTTTGATCCAACGGCAGCAAGCTTACATGTTGGTTCATTACTTCCGATTATGTGCCTTGCACGCCTTCAAAAATTTGGACATACACCTATTGCAGTTGTAGGTGGCGGTACGGGTATGATAGGCGACCCAAGTGGTAAAACAACAGAACGGCAATTATTAACTCCAGAAACAATTGAAGAAAACTTGAATGGTATAAAAAAACAACTTTCGCGTTTTCTTGATTTCGAGACTAATGATAATCCTGCTTCAATTATAAATAACGCCGATTGGTTAGTTTCTGTTTCAATGATGGAATTTTTGAGAGATATTGGTAAATATTTCACGACTAATTACATGCGGTCTAAGGACTCCGTAAAAAAAAGAGAAGAAGAAGGGATTTCATACACAGAGTTTAGCTATATGCTTTTACAAGCCTATGATTTTCTTGTTTTATATGAAAAAAATAATTGCACAGTTCAAATGGGAGGTAGCGATCAATGGGGTAATATTGTTGCCGGAATTGATTTAATCGGAAAGCAAAAAGGAAAACAAGCTTTTGGACTTACTTTCCCATTAGTAACCTCGTCAACAGGTGTAAAGTTTGGGAAAACAGAATCAGGTACAATTTGGCTTGATGCAAATTTAACCTCACCATATAAGTTCTATCAATTTTGGCTCAACATAGCAGATGAAGATGTAATTAGATATTTAAAATACTTTACTTGGCTTGATAAAGCATCAATAGATGGACTTGGAAACGAAACTAAAATTAATCCAGGTCAAAGAAAAGCACAGCAGGTATTGGCTGAAGAAATTACAAAAATAGTTCATGGAATTGATTTACTAAACAAGGCTAAATCTGCTTCTCAGATATTATTTGGTGGCGATATGAAAGGATTGACTGCCAATGAAATTAAGGACATATTTGATGATGTACCTTCTTCAAATTTCCCAATAAAAGATATTGAGGAGGGTAATATTAATATAATTGATTTTTTGGTTACAAACCAAATTATTATTGGGAAGGCTGATGCAAGAAGACTGATTGATAGTGGAGGAATATATCTCAATAATGAAAAAGTTTCCCAAACAGATTTGATAATTACAAAAACACTTTTTATAGAAGAAAAATTTATTGTGGTTAGAAAAGGTAAGAAAAATTATTTTCTCATAAATTTAATATAA
- a CDS encoding NAD-binding protein — translation MKYLDKFPTVEKLSGKKAIFLLGTDQHIGEGLDESGNKKESETRVGLVPEQVEAIKKWLELNGVGLDFFFIKGAGTRADFLDSSYLKIGGQVLFEHQLSSMPAPDVVHALKEPCAYETFIPSPFLRIGALHSGAFDDESGVGFLFKKRNFCAIFDGSNIGTDTIIPIRGAMSVFAGEIASEFAVKNFIEHGQNNVKVIISGGGVVGSASVNEFLKNGIDKCEEIIIVEPNEKLVEKLKEKYTDQPKIKVLKGSVLTSELVNNASAIILTAFVKGQSSPDVLMFNDISLMKNKSIIVDVSIDERGGIKIDNFAKGDFSLAEVVKKINSEIDSLSKGIKYIADDHLPKHKPKKASIAHGEAIMPYVSMLLYCSAKLGGARQAAKYILTGNFSDQYDKKAQELLQHLKRGLAFYNASPIRYNNNIINDAINKTNLSDFFNESGIEFDEFV, via the coding sequence ATGAAATACTTAGATAAATTCCCTACTGTCGAAAAATTAAGTGGCAAAAAAGCAATATTTTTACTTGGCACTGATCAGCACATTGGCGAAGGATTAGACGAAAGTGGAAATAAAAAAGAAAGTGAAACTCGTGTTGGTTTGGTTCCAGAACAAGTCGAAGCAATTAAAAAATGGTTGGAATTGAATGGAGTAGGACTTGATTTCTTTTTCATAAAAGGAGCAGGAACTAGGGCTGACTTTCTTGATAGCTCGTATTTAAAAATTGGAGGACAAGTTTTATTTGAGCATCAATTGTCTTCAATGCCTGCACCAGATGTTGTTCATGCTTTAAAGGAGCCTTGCGCTTATGAAACATTTATTCCAAGTCCATTTTTAAGAATAGGTGCATTGCATTCAGGAGCATTTGATGATGAAAGTGGAGTTGGTTTTCTATTTAAGAAAAGAAATTTTTGTGCAATTTTTGATGGATCAAATATCGGTACCGACACTATAATTCCAATAAGAGGAGCCATGTCCGTGTTTGCAGGAGAAATAGCTTCGGAATTTGCGGTAAAAAACTTTATTGAACATGGGCAAAATAATGTAAAAGTTATTATTTCCGGCGGTGGAGTTGTTGGCAGTGCTTCTGTTAATGAATTTCTTAAAAATGGTATTGATAAATGTGAAGAGATAATTATTGTTGAACCTAACGAAAAATTAGTTGAAAAACTTAAAGAAAAGTATACCGATCAACCAAAAATCAAAGTTTTAAAAGGTTCAGTTCTAACATCAGAATTAGTAAATAATGCTAGTGCGATTATTCTTACTGCCTTTGTTAAGGGGCAATCATCCCCAGACGTTTTAATGTTTAATGATATTTCTTTAATGAAAAATAAGTCTATAATTGTCGATGTTTCAATAGATGAAAGAGGTGGAATAAAAATAGATAATTTTGCTAAAGGAGATTTTTCATTAGCAGAGGTTGTTAAAAAAATAAATAGTGAAATAGACAGTTTGTCTAAAGGGATTAAATATATTGCAGATGACCATTTACCAAAGCACAAACCTAAAAAAGCTTCTATTGCGCATGGTGAAGCCATTATGCCCTATGTTTCTATGTTATTGTATTGCTCAGCAAAATTAGGTGGAGCAAGGCAAGCAGCGAAATATATTTTGACTGGAAACTTTAGTGACCAATATGATAAAAAAGCCCAAGAATTATTGCAACATCTTAAGCGTGGGCTTGCATTCTATAATGCATCTCCAATAAGGTATAATAACAACATAATTAATGATGCAATTAACAAAACAAATCTTAGTGATTTTTTTAATGAATCAGGTATTGAATTTGATGAGTTTGTGTAA
- a CDS encoding HAD family hydrolase, translating into MKVKLVIFDFNRTLLNHDTQRENVGATELLKEIKENKIDICIVSRKEAGNIDREKLLYQQDYIRYVNKIYFTKGNISKKSNYKKAMQSMECLPSETLVVGDYLMKDIKPAIELGCITVWFKKGKFASETPAITGIYPTDTVEELIDLLKLIK; encoded by the coding sequence ATGAAAGTAAAACTTGTCATTTTTGATTTTAATAGAACTCTGCTTAATCATGATACACAAAGAGAGAATGTGGGGGCCACTGAACTATTGAAAGAAATTAAAGAAAATAAAATTGATATATGTATCGTAAGTAGAAAAGAAGCAGGTAATATAGACAGAGAAAAGTTACTTTACCAGCAAGATTACATTCGCTATGTAAACAAAATTTACTTTACAAAAGGAAATATTAGCAAAAAAAGTAATTATAAGAAAGCGATGCAATCAATGGAGTGCTTACCATCTGAAACTTTAGTCGTTGGGGATTACTTAATGAAAGATATTAAACCTGCTATCGAATTAGGATGTATAACAGTTTGGTTTAAAAAGGGCAAGTTTGCTTCAGAAACACCTGCTATTACTGGAATTTATCCAACAGATACAGTAGAAGAATTGATAGACCTCCTAAAATTAATCAAATGA
- a CDS encoding GNAT family N-acetyltransferase → MILETHRLILKHYQLTDKVELSKICSDNEVMKFVFKGAVKFEMFDVFVNEYFASTDSLIGLGTLLIKETNVIIGFAGLHLNKEFNNTDIEFGFVICKNNWEKDLVKKLEKHKLN, encoded by the coding sequence ATGATCCTGGAAACACACCGACTTATTTTAAAACATTATCAATTAACAGATAAAGTAGAATTGTCAAAAATTTGCTCCGACAATGAAGTAATGAAATTCGTTTTCAAAGGTGCTGTTAAATTTGAAATGTTTGATGTGTTTGTGAATGAGTATTTCGCTAGTACAGATTCTTTAATTGGATTGGGAACATTGCTTATTAAGGAGACAAATGTAATAATTGGTTTTGCAGGATTACATCTTAATAAGGAATTTAATAATACTGATATTGAGTTTGGATTTGTAATTTGTAAAAACAATTGGGAAAAGGATTTGGTAAAGAAATTGGAAAAGCACAAATTGAATTAG
- a CDS encoding helix-turn-helix domain-containing protein, with translation MEVICLEDEAFYLLIEKVVSRIKEKEGIKEDKWISGDQAMDKLRIKSKTTLQKLRDEGKIRFSQPEKKIILYDTDSINEYLNKHSTDKF, from the coding sequence ATGGAAGTCATTTGTCTGGAGGATGAAGCCTTTTACTTGTTGATTGAAAAGGTAGTCTCAAGGATTAAGGAAAAGGAAGGTATAAAAGAGGATAAATGGATTTCCGGTGATCAAGCCATGGATAAGCTAAGGATTAAAAGTAAGACTACTCTTCAAAAACTTAGGGATGAAGGGAAAATCCGATTTTCCCAGCCGGAAAAGAAAATTATTCTGTATGATACTGATTCTATCAATGAGTATTTAAATAAACATTCAACCGATAAGTTCTGA
- a CDS encoding four helix bundle protein, producing MFNEKYRVRTFDFALHVLQYLRQIPDNQESRILKNQIIRSSTSIASNFRAACVSRSEREWYSKISVVIEETDETQFWLELLEHLYPENIRGLTLLRVESTELLKIFSKARGKLNSK from the coding sequence ATGTTCAATGAAAAGTATCGGGTTCGGACTTTTGATTTTGCATTGCATGTTTTGCAATATTTAAGACAAATACCTGACAATCAAGAATCTAGAATTCTTAAAAACCAAATAATTCGATCTTCAACTTCAATAGCTTCTAATTTTAGAGCAGCTTGTGTAAGTAGGTCTGAAAGAGAATGGTATTCTAAAATCAGTGTAGTTATTGAAGAAACTGATGAAACACAGTTCTGGCTTGAGCTTTTAGAGCACTTGTATCCAGAAAATATTAGAGGATTAACACTACTTAGAGTAGAATCCACCGAACTTCTTAAAATATTTTCAAAAGCAAGGGGTAAACTAAATTCCAAATAA
- a CDS encoding Fic family protein: MPKPPYELSSEILKSITSISQKIGEVNARYLVKQNPKLRKQNQIKTIHASLRIEGNTLSEEQITAIIESKRVVGPVRDIQEVVNALAVYKELKKYAHDSEKDFLIAHKQLMIGLVESPGKYRTKAVGIVKASKLEHIAPPHQNIKYLMGNLFKYLQNKTELTLIKSCVFHYELEFIHPFMDGNGRMGRLWQTLILMSEYPLFEFLPFETMISKNQKAYYRALSISDKEGKSTKFIEFMLGILDKSLDELLELGTKKLNETERLAQFLNDSSQTFTRKDYLKLFSEISTATASRDLKNGVQNGLIEKFGDKKTTQYKKKK; the protein is encoded by the coding sequence ATGCCAAAGCCACCTTACGAGCTGAGTTCAGAGATATTAAAAAGCATTACTTCTATTTCTCAAAAAATTGGAGAAGTAAACGCCAGGTATTTAGTAAAGCAGAATCCAAAGCTTCGAAAGCAAAACCAAATCAAAACCATTCATGCTTCGTTGCGCATTGAGGGAAATACACTTTCGGAAGAGCAGATTACTGCAATTATTGAAAGCAAACGAGTCGTTGGCCCAGTAAGAGACATTCAGGAAGTGGTAAACGCATTGGCAGTTTACAAAGAGCTAAAAAAATATGCCCATGATTCGGAAAAAGATTTTTTAATCGCACATAAGCAATTGATGATTGGACTTGTAGAATCTCCTGGAAAATATAGGACAAAAGCTGTTGGAATCGTAAAAGCATCAAAGCTTGAACATATTGCCCCTCCACATCAGAATATAAAATATCTCATGGGTAATTTATTCAAATATCTACAAAACAAAACCGAATTAACACTGATAAAATCTTGTGTTTTTCACTATGAATTGGAGTTTATTCATCCTTTTATGGATGGGAATGGTAGAATGGGAAGACTTTGGCAAACATTGATTCTTATGAGTGAATATCCGCTGTTTGAATTTTTGCCATTTGAAACCATGATTTCTAAAAATCAAAAAGCGTATTATAGGGCACTTTCAATTTCTGACAAGGAAGGAAAGTCAACAAAGTTTATAGAATTTATGCTAGGTATCCTGGATAAATCATTAGATGAATTACTTGAATTGGGTACAAAAAAATTAAATGAAACAGAACGGTTGGCTCAATTTTTAAATGATTCCTCCCAAACTTTTACAAGGAAAGATTATTTGAAACTATTTTCCGAGATTTCAACGGCTACAGCCAGCAGAGATTTGAAAAATGGAGTTCAAAATGGACTCATCGAAAAATTTGGTGACAAAAAGACAACGCAATACAAGAAGAAAAAATAA
- a CDS encoding T9SS type A sorting domain-containing protein — MKAKNKAAFVIALVVASLFFNPFIFGRSLKHADLILNCPANQTEAACQTQSSIDAKFSNWLSTVSFTGGCNVNLSNNNSGAPPACGGVVVVTYTATSTCDPTVTCSAVFSVTAAPPVVLVCPMSQVEASCQTQVAIDTLFAIWLRTVSFSGGCNAALSNDNNGAPSFCGGIKTVWFTLTSDCEPPKTCNATFSVTDAPPVILNCPMDREEAAGQTQSAIDAKFSAWLASANFSGGCNPIFSNNNSGAPPNTGGSTDVSFEVKSSCESPKTCTANFTVKFPNDLEDVGIIQAVRIATNPVTDFGYILFKINQPAVAHIELLNASGQIIWKSIWSNSTDKIPIDFRTYATGIYYLKITVGNSVRYYRWMHI; from the coding sequence ATGAAAGCTAAAAACAAAGCAGCTTTTGTGATTGCACTAGTTGTTGCAAGTTTATTTTTCAATCCATTTATTTTTGGCCGCAGTTTGAAGCATGCCGACCTGATTTTGAATTGTCCAGCTAATCAAACCGAGGCTGCTTGTCAGACGCAATCCAGTATTGATGCTAAATTTTCAAACTGGCTGAGTACGGTAAGTTTTACTGGAGGTTGTAATGTAAATTTATCTAATAATAATTCCGGTGCACCGCCGGCCTGTGGCGGAGTAGTGGTAGTAACATATACGGCAACCAGTACCTGTGATCCAACGGTAACATGTTCGGCTGTTTTTAGTGTAACGGCTGCTCCTCCAGTTGTTTTAGTATGTCCTATGAGTCAAGTAGAAGCTTCATGTCAGACGCAGGTAGCAATTGATACCTTATTTGCTATCTGGTTGCGGACCGTTTCATTTTCTGGTGGCTGTAATGCTGCATTAAGCAATGACAACAATGGAGCTCCATCATTTTGTGGGGGTATCAAGACTGTGTGGTTTACGCTAACTAGCGATTGTGAGCCTCCAAAAACCTGCAATGCTACATTTTCTGTTACCGATGCACCACCGGTTATATTAAACTGTCCAATGGACCGTGAAGAAGCAGCCGGACAAACGCAATCAGCAATTGATGCAAAATTTTCAGCTTGGTTGGCATCTGCAAATTTTAGTGGAGGATGCAATCCAATTTTTTCAAATAATAATTCAGGTGCTCCACCCAATACGGGAGGTTCTACAGACGTAAGCTTTGAAGTAAAGAGCAGTTGCGAATCCCCTAAAACCTGTACGGCTAATTTTACTGTAAAATTTCCTAATGACTTGGAAGATGTGGGCATAATTCAGGCAGTGCGTATTGCAACAAATCCTGTTACTGATTTTGGATATATCCTATTTAAAATTAATCAACCTGCAGTAGCACACATCGAGCTTTTAAATGCTTCCGGTCAGATCATTTGGAAAAGCATTTGGTCTAATTCGACGGATAAGATTCCAATAGATTTTAGAACCTACGCCACGGGTATATACTATTTGAAAATTACAGTGGGAAATTCTGTTAGGTATTATAGGTGGATGCATATTTAA
- a CDS encoding glutathione peroxidase — MKHILLFACGFLFLNQSYSQQMNLKTLYDFKALTIDGQEFDFNTLKGKKVLIVNTASLCGYTHQYKELEELYTMFGGEQFTIIGFPSNDFGEQEPGSNTEIKEFCSKNYGVSFQMMSKISVSGEHTDPLYKWLTTKEENGVQDAPVKWNFQKFLIDKNGQWAGMIAHRESPLCDPIVNWIKE, encoded by the coding sequence ATGAAACACATTTTACTTTTTGCTTGTGGTTTTTTATTTCTTAACCAATCCTATTCCCAACAAATGAATCTAAAAACACTTTATGATTTTAAAGCGCTTACCATTGACGGCCAGGAATTTGATTTTAATACACTCAAAGGCAAAAAAGTACTTATTGTAAATACAGCTTCCTTGTGTGGCTATACCCATCAATACAAAGAACTTGAAGAACTGTATACGATGTTTGGCGGTGAACAATTTACGATTATTGGCTTTCCTTCAAATGATTTTGGGGAACAGGAGCCCGGCAGTAATACGGAGATCAAAGAATTTTGCAGTAAAAACTATGGAGTATCTTTTCAAATGATGTCCAAAATTTCAGTAAGTGGAGAACATACAGACCCTTTGTATAAATGGTTAACTACGAAAGAAGAAAATGGGGTACAAGATGCCCCGGTCAAATGGAATTTTCAAAAATTCTTAATTGATAAAAACGGACAATGGGCTGGAATGATAGCCCACCGTGAAAGTCCATTGTGTGATCCGATTGTCAATTGGATTAAAGAGTAA